From Scomber scombrus chromosome 6, fScoSco1.1, whole genome shotgun sequence, the proteins below share one genomic window:
- the hdhd5 gene encoding haloacid dehalogenase-like hydrolase domain-containing 5 isoform X2, with protein MQRIRSLNIGWQLLKSSCEVAAKQANTSSLTSRNYSNGPNSFGLLFDIDGVLVRGRTLIPAAKQCFRNLVDRNGKYKVPVVFVTNAGNCMRQTKAEHLSHLLEVEVSPDQVMLSHSPLRMFTQFHKMRVLVSGQGPVEEVAHNLGFQDVVTIDKLREAYPILDIVDHNRRPKDGIPPTKGLRPIDAVILFGEPIRWETNLQLIVDVLQTNGNPDTPWSSMHYPHIPVLACNMDLLWMAEAKNPRFGHGMFLVCLESLYKKVTGYDLKYEALIGKPSVVTYNYAELLIRQQAERLGWSTPVKTLYAIGDNPMADIYGANLYNRYLQASRHTKAQMQAKSGGGGADPLAETVDDAPKMTSAELGGASSAYGAEEDLPERCSSILVCTGVYSRDQQELPSDTTQTVTEQHIFHGHRDFRFDPSLTQPSFIVQDVKEAVEMVFQEEGWPLE; from the exons atgcagAGAATAAGGTCTTTAAACATCGGTTGGCAGCTGCTGAAATCAAGCTGTGAGGTAGCagcaaaacaagcaaacaccTCGTCTTTGACTTCAAGAAATTATAGCAAT GGCCCCAACTCCTTTGGGCTCCTCTTTGACATAGATGGGGTACTGGTGCGGGGCAGGACACTCATCCCTGCAGCCAAGCAGTGCTTCAGAAACCTGGTCGACCGCAATGGGAAATACAAGGTGCCTGTGGTGTTTGTCACCAATGCTGGGAACTGTATGAGGCAGACCAAAGCTGAGCATCTGTCACAtctgctggaggtggag GTGTCTCCGGACCAAGTGATGTTGTCCCACAGTCCTTTGCGAATGTTCACCCAGTTCCACAAAATGCGCGTACTGGTCTCGGGACAGGGTCCTGTTGAGGAGGTGGCTCACAA CCTGGGCTTTCAGGATGTTGTTACTATAGATAAACTCAGAGAGGCGTATCCTATTTTGGATATTGTGGATCACAACAGAAGGCCCAAAGACGGT ATTCCACCCACCAAAGGTTTACGGCCAATAGACG CTGTCATCTTATTTGGCGAGCCAATCAGATGGGAGACCAACCTCCAGCTCATCGTCGATGTCCTGCAAACCAACGGAAACCCAGACACTCCCTGGAGTTCAATGCACTACCCTCACATCCCAGTGCTGGCCTGTAACATGGACCTGCTGTGGATGGCTGAGGCGAAGAATCCCAG GTTTGGACACGGTATGTTCCTGGTGTGCTTAGAGAGCCTTTACAAGAAGGTGACTGGCTATGATCTGAAGTACGAGGCTCTGATTGGTAAACCCAGTGTGGTGACTTATAACTATGCTGAGCTGCTGATCAGACAGCAGGCTGAGAGACTTGGCTGGAGCACGCCTGTGAAGACACTCTATGCTATAGG AGATAACCCCATGGCTGACATATACGGCGCCAATCTCTACAACCGCTACCTCCAGGCTTCTCGGCACACTAAGGCCCAGATGCAAGCTAagagtggtggaggaggagcagatCCCCTGGCAGAAACTGTTGATGATGCCCCTAAAATGACATCAGCAGAACTAGGCGGAGCGTCGAGTGCGTACGGGGCAGAGGAGGATCTCCCTGAGAGGTGCAGCTCCATCCTGGTGTGTACAGGAGTGTACAGCAGAGACCAGCAGGAACTTCCCTCAGACACAACACAGACCGTCACCGAGCAGCATATCTTCCATGGCCACAGGGACTTTCGCTTTGACCCCAGCCTCACACAGCCGTCCTTCATCGTGCAGGATGTAAAGGAGGCGGTAGAGATGGTGTTCCAGGAGGAGGGCTGGCCGCTGGAGTAG
- the LOC133981758 gene encoding ras-related protein Rab-19 isoform X2 — translation MQWCRWAGGWRSHLPRQSAGPEIEDSFDFLFKIILVGDSDVGKTCVVQSFKSGIFIEKQQNTIGVDFTVRTLDIDGKKVKMQVWDTAGQERFRTITQSYYRSAHGAMVAYDITRRTTFESIPHWVREVEQFGATSVVVILIGNKSDLHAQRQVLFEDACTLAENNGVLAALETSAKEAQNVEAAFILMARELLARNGMTIIDEAAQDSSQFMLSSNSHPVHGTEASDKKCGC, via the exons ATGCAGTGGTGCAGGTGGGCCGGAGGTTGGCGATCACACCTACCAAGACAG TCTGCTGGGCCGGAGATTGAGGACTCTTTcgactttctttttaaaatcatcctGGTTGGGGACTCAGATGTGGGGAAGACCTGTGTTGTTCAGAGCTTCAAGTCTGGAATCTTCATTGAGAAGCAGCAAAACACCATTGGGGTCGACTTTACTGTTCGTACCCTGGATATTGATGGCAAGAAGGTGAAG ATGCAGGTGTGGGACACAGCTGGACAGGAGCGTTTCCGTACCATAACTCAGAGTTACTACCGCAGTGCTCATGGGGCAATGGTGGCTTATGACATCACACGCCGCACCACATTTGAATCTATTCCCCACTGGGTCCGGGAGGTGGAGCAGTTTGGAGCGACCAGTGTGGTTGTGATACTCATTG GTAATAAGTCAGACCTCCATGCTCAGAGGCAAGTGTTGTTTGAGGATGCGTGCACTCTGGCAGAAAATAACGGTGTGCTTGCTGCTCTGGAGACGTCTGCCAAGGAGGCCCAGAACGTGGAGGCAGCCTTTATCCTAATGGCCCGGGAGCTGCTGGCACGTAATGGCATGACTATCATAGACGAAGCCGCCCAAGATTCATCTCAGTTTATGCTGAGCAGCAACTCACACCCAGTTCATGGCACCGAGGCCTCAGATAAAAAGTGTGGATGCTGA
- the hdhd5 gene encoding haloacid dehalogenase-like hydrolase domain-containing 5 isoform X1, with translation MQRIRSLNIGWQLLKSSCEVAAKQANTSSLTSRNYSNLPPPQGPNSFGLLFDIDGVLVRGRTLIPAAKQCFRNLVDRNGKYKVPVVFVTNAGNCMRQTKAEHLSHLLEVEVSPDQVMLSHSPLRMFTQFHKMRVLVSGQGPVEEVAHNLGFQDVVTIDKLREAYPILDIVDHNRRPKDGIPPTKGLRPIDAVILFGEPIRWETNLQLIVDVLQTNGNPDTPWSSMHYPHIPVLACNMDLLWMAEAKNPRFGHGMFLVCLESLYKKVTGYDLKYEALIGKPSVVTYNYAELLIRQQAERLGWSTPVKTLYAIGDNPMADIYGANLYNRYLQASRHTKAQMQAKSGGGGADPLAETVDDAPKMTSAELGGASSAYGAEEDLPERCSSILVCTGVYSRDQQELPSDTTQTVTEQHIFHGHRDFRFDPSLTQPSFIVQDVKEAVEMVFQEEGWPLE, from the exons atgcagAGAATAAGGTCTTTAAACATCGGTTGGCAGCTGCTGAAATCAAGCTGTGAGGTAGCagcaaaacaagcaaacaccTCGTCTTTGACTTCAAGAAATTATAGCAAT CTCCCTCCTCCACAGGGCCCCAACTCCTTTGGGCTCCTCTTTGACATAGATGGGGTACTGGTGCGGGGCAGGACACTCATCCCTGCAGCCAAGCAGTGCTTCAGAAACCTGGTCGACCGCAATGGGAAATACAAGGTGCCTGTGGTGTTTGTCACCAATGCTGGGAACTGTATGAGGCAGACCAAAGCTGAGCATCTGTCACAtctgctggaggtggag GTGTCTCCGGACCAAGTGATGTTGTCCCACAGTCCTTTGCGAATGTTCACCCAGTTCCACAAAATGCGCGTACTGGTCTCGGGACAGGGTCCTGTTGAGGAGGTGGCTCACAA CCTGGGCTTTCAGGATGTTGTTACTATAGATAAACTCAGAGAGGCGTATCCTATTTTGGATATTGTGGATCACAACAGAAGGCCCAAAGACGGT ATTCCACCCACCAAAGGTTTACGGCCAATAGACG CTGTCATCTTATTTGGCGAGCCAATCAGATGGGAGACCAACCTCCAGCTCATCGTCGATGTCCTGCAAACCAACGGAAACCCAGACACTCCCTGGAGTTCAATGCACTACCCTCACATCCCAGTGCTGGCCTGTAACATGGACCTGCTGTGGATGGCTGAGGCGAAGAATCCCAG GTTTGGACACGGTATGTTCCTGGTGTGCTTAGAGAGCCTTTACAAGAAGGTGACTGGCTATGATCTGAAGTACGAGGCTCTGATTGGTAAACCCAGTGTGGTGACTTATAACTATGCTGAGCTGCTGATCAGACAGCAGGCTGAGAGACTTGGCTGGAGCACGCCTGTGAAGACACTCTATGCTATAGG AGATAACCCCATGGCTGACATATACGGCGCCAATCTCTACAACCGCTACCTCCAGGCTTCTCGGCACACTAAGGCCCAGATGCAAGCTAagagtggtggaggaggagcagatCCCCTGGCAGAAACTGTTGATGATGCCCCTAAAATGACATCAGCAGAACTAGGCGGAGCGTCGAGTGCGTACGGGGCAGAGGAGGATCTCCCTGAGAGGTGCAGCTCCATCCTGGTGTGTACAGGAGTGTACAGCAGAGACCAGCAGGAACTTCCCTCAGACACAACACAGACCGTCACCGAGCAGCATATCTTCCATGGCCACAGGGACTTTCGCTTTGACCCCAGCCTCACACAGCCGTCCTTCATCGTGCAGGATGTAAAGGAGGCGGTAGAGATGGTGTTCCAGGAGGAGGGCTGGCCGCTGGAGTAG
- the LOC133981758 gene encoding ras-related protein Rab-19 isoform X1 produces MQSAGPEIEDSFDFLFKIILVGDSDVGKTCVVQSFKSGIFIEKQQNTIGVDFTVRTLDIDGKKVKMQVWDTAGQERFRTITQSYYRSAHGAMVAYDITRRTTFESIPHWVREVEQFGATSVVVILIGNKSDLHAQRQVLFEDACTLAENNGVLAALETSAKEAQNVEAAFILMARELLARNGMTIIDEAAQDSSQFMLSSNSHPVHGTEASDKKCGC; encoded by the exons ATGCAGTCTGCTGGGCCGGAGATTGAGGACTCTTTcgactttctttttaaaatcatcctGGTTGGGGACTCAGATGTGGGGAAGACCTGTGTTGTTCAGAGCTTCAAGTCTGGAATCTTCATTGAGAAGCAGCAAAACACCATTGGGGTCGACTTTACTGTTCGTACCCTGGATATTGATGGCAAGAAGGTGAAG ATGCAGGTGTGGGACACAGCTGGACAGGAGCGTTTCCGTACCATAACTCAGAGTTACTACCGCAGTGCTCATGGGGCAATGGTGGCTTATGACATCACACGCCGCACCACATTTGAATCTATTCCCCACTGGGTCCGGGAGGTGGAGCAGTTTGGAGCGACCAGTGTGGTTGTGATACTCATTG GTAATAAGTCAGACCTCCATGCTCAGAGGCAAGTGTTGTTTGAGGATGCGTGCACTCTGGCAGAAAATAACGGTGTGCTTGCTGCTCTGGAGACGTCTGCCAAGGAGGCCCAGAACGTGGAGGCAGCCTTTATCCTAATGGCCCGGGAGCTGCTGGCACGTAATGGCATGACTATCATAGACGAAGCCGCCCAAGATTCATCTCAGTTTATGCTGAGCAGCAACTCACACCCAGTTCATGGCACCGAGGCCTCAGATAAAAAGTGTGGATGCTGA